In Candidatus Hydrogenedentota bacterium, the genomic window TGGACCGGCTTCAGAAAGCAGGCGCCAAGGTGTTGCTGATCGGCTGCGGATTTGAGTCTTGTACGCTGCTGCATCTGGCCGAATACTACGCCAATGTGCCGTATCTTTATCTCCCCTGCGCAGGGTTTGATTCCGTCGGGATCGTGGCTTTGCCAAACGGAGACGTTGAAGAGCGGCCCGTCAAGATTATCCCTGGATGCAGCCGGGGATTCCCCAAACTCGAGCGTTCTTTCCGCAAGGCCGGGCTTATCCGCGACGGACAGGTCGGGAAAGCCCGCGCCATGCTTTGCGAGATGCGGCCCTTGCTCGACGCCGCCGTCGAACTGTTGCGAGCCCGGCCGATGGGGTACCTGTGCGACACGTCTTGCGCCACGTGCCTCCTCCGCCGCGAACGGTCACGCCCGCCCGCCGGTTGAACAATTCGCCAGCGCAGGCGTCTCGCCCG contains:
- a CDS encoding AAC(3) family N-acetyltransferase, whose amino-acid sequence is MWFNANRWTPDRLAEQLRDMGVDAGDRLFVHTGLRKTRITRDEVPNLFAAYREVLGPGGALFFPTHTYSCRGAVGCPPFHPDLRCDASIGIWPELARKQPGVIRSASPTHSDAGIGHGAAEILAGHDRVQPVGKDSPLDRLQKAGAKVLLIGCGFESCTLLHLAEYYANVPYLYLPCAGFDSVGIVALPNGDVEERPVKIIPGCSRGFPKLERSFRKAGLIRDGQVGKARAMLCEMRPLLDAAVELLRARPMGYLCDTSCATCLLRRERSRPPAG